A genome region from Meleagris gallopavo isolate NT-WF06-2002-E0010 breed Aviagen turkey brand Nicholas breeding stock chromosome 7, Turkey_5.1, whole genome shotgun sequence includes the following:
- the PRPF40A gene encoding pre-mRNA-processing factor 40 homolog A isoform X1, with amino-acid sequence MRPGAVDRSSLMMGHPGMPHYPPMGMHPMGQRPPNMPPVPHGMMPQMMPPMGGPPMGQMPGMMQSVMPGMMMSHMSQAAMQPTVPPGVNSMDAQVGVTPPGTQSSVLFHPQTTHPVVCAAQQTATTNSSGSEEHSKQKSTWTEHKSPDGRTYYYNTETKQSTWEKPDDLKTPAEQLLSKCPWKEYKSDSGKPYYYNSQTKESRWAKPKELEDLEALIKAEENSTKTEESASATSAAADAANTAASATAAAEAATAGAASTAAASETESTAASAVVENESAAAATAEDQGQQASSAPAAQEQSAESAANAADDSKQDGSADASKKEGDDAQPVKKTYTWNTKEEAKQAFKELLKEKRVPSNASWEQAMKMIINDPRYSALAKLSEKKQAFNAYKVQTEKEEKEEARSKYKEAKESFQRFLENHEKMTSTTRYKKAEQMFGEMEVWNAISERDRLEIYEDVLFFLSKKEKEQAKQLRKRNWEALKNILDNMANVTYCTTWSEAQQYLMDNPTFAEDEELQNMDKEDALICFEEHIRALEKEEEEEKQKSLLRERRRQRKNRESFQIFLDELHEHGQLHSMSSWMELYPTISSDIRFTSMLGQPVSSSGSTALDLFKFYVEDLKARYHDEKKIIKDILKDKGFVVEVNTSFEDFVTVISSTKRATTLDAGNIKLAFNSLLEKAEAREREREKEEARKMKRKESAFKSMLKQATPPIELDAVWEDIRDRFVKEPAFEDITLESERKRIFKDFIHILEHECQHHHSKNKKHSKKSKKHHRKRSRSRSGSETEDDDSHSKKKRQRSESRSASERSSSAESERSYKKSKKHKKKSKKRRHKSDSPESDIEREKDKKERERESEKDRARQRSESKHKSPTKKRPGKDSGNWDTSGSELSEGELEKQRRTLLEQLDEDQ; translated from the exons ATGCGGCCCGGCGCCGTGGACCGCAGCTCTCTTATG ATGGGACACCCGGGGATGCCGCATTACCCGCCCATGGGGATGCACCCTATGGGTCAGAGGCCACCAAACATGCCCCCAGTTCCACATGGCATGATGCCTCAGATGATGCCCCCAATGGGAGGACCACCAATGGGGCAG ATGCCTGGAATGATGCAGTCAGTCATGCCTGGAATGATGATGTCTCACATGTCCCAAGCTGCTATGCAGCCTACGGTTCCG CCAGGGGTGAACAGCATGGATGCACAAGTAG GTGTGACACCTCCTGGAACTCAG agctctgttttgtttcaccCTCAGACAACACATCCCGTGGTTTGTGCAGCTCAGCAAACAGCCACGACCAACAGTTCGGGCAGTGAGGAGCACTCTAAACAG AAATCGACGTGGACGGAACACAAATCACCTGATGGAAGAACCTATTACTACAACACTGAAACAAAGCAGTCCACGTGGGAGAAGCCAGATGATCTTAAAACACCTGCTGAG CAATTGCTGTCTAAGTGCCCCTGGAAAGAGTACAAATCTGATTCTGGAAAGCCATACTACTATAACTCCCAAACTAAGGAATCACGCTGGGCAAAACCCAAAGAACTCGAAGATCTGGAAG CACTGAtcaaagctgaagaaaacag CACCAAGACTGAAGAATCTGCTTCAGCAACTTCTGCTGCAGCCGATGCAGCCAACACAGCTGCTTCAGCCACGGCTGCTGCTGAGGCAGCCACAGCtggtgctgccagcactgctgcagcctccgaaacagaaagcactgctgcctctgctgtggTAGAAAACGAGAGTGCcgctgcagccacagctgagGATCAGGGGCAGCAAGCAAGTtcagcacctgcagcacaggagcagaGTGCAGAAAGTGCTGCTAACGCAGCCGATGACTCCAAGCAGGACGGTTCAGCAGA TGCTTCAAAGAAGGAGGGCGATGATGCGCAGCCAGTTAAAAAAACCTACACCTGGAATacaaaagaagaagcaaaacagGCATTTAAAGAACTCctaaaagaaaag CGAGTTCCATCCAATGCTTCTTGGGAGcaagccatgaagatgatcattAATGATCCTAGATACAG TGCTTTGGCAAAGCTGAGTGAAAAAAAGCAAGCCTTTAATGCTTACAAagttcaaacagaaaaagaagaaaaagaagaagcgaGATCAAAATACAAAGAAGCTAAAGAGTCCTTCCAACGTTTTCTGGAAAACCATGAGAAGATGACATCCACAACACGATACAA aaaAGCTGAACAAATGTTTGGGGAGATGGAGGTCTGGAATGCAATATCTGAGCGTGACCGCCTGGAGATTTAtgaagatgttttgttttttctctctaagaaagaaaag GAACAAGCCAAACAGTTACGGAAGAGGAACTGGGAAGCTCTGAAGAACATCCTTGATAACATGGCTAATGTCACTTACTGCACTACTTGGTCAGAGGCTCAGCAGTACTTGATGGACAACCCTACGTTTGCAGAAGATGAGGAACTTCAGA ATATGGATAAGGAGGATGCGCTGATCTGCTTTGAGGAACACATCAGGGCActggaaaaagaggaggaagaagaaaaacagaaaagtttacTGAGAGAAAGAAGGCGGCAGCGGAAAAACAGAGAATCTTTTCAG atatttttagaTGAGCTGCACGAGCACGGCCAGTTACATTCAATGTCCTCTTGGATGGAGCTGTACCCAACCATAAGCTCTGACATCAGATTCACTAGCATGCTTGGTCAGCCTG TTTCTTCATCAGGATCAACAGCACTTGATCTCTTCAAGTTCTATGTTGAAGACTTAAAAGCACGTTATCATGATGAAAAGAAGATCATAAAAGATATCTTAAAG GATAAAGGATTTGTAGTTGAAGTGAACACTTCTTTCGAAGACTTTGTTACAGTCATCAGTTCAACTAAGAGAGCCACCACTTTAGATGCAGGAAATATCAAGCTGGCTTTCAATAGT CTGCTGGAAAAGGCAGAAGCCCgtgaaagagaaagggaaaaagaagaagctCGCAAAATGAAGCGGAAAGAGTCTGCCTTCAAGAGTATGCTGAAACAGGCTACTCCTCCCATCGAGCTGGATGCTGTCTGGGAAGAT ATCAGAGACAGATTTGTGAAGGAACCAGCATTTGAAGATATCACTCTAGagtctgaaaggaaaagaatattcaAAGATTTCATACATATACTCGAG CACGAGTGTCAGCATCACCATTCAAAGAACAAGAAGCATTCTAAGAAATCCAAAAAGCACCACAGGAAGAGGTCTCGCTCTCGCTCG GGCTCAGAGACTGAGGATGATGATAGCcattcaaagaagaaaaggcagcGTTCAGAATCTAGATCTGCTTCTGAGCGTTCTTCCAGTGCAGAATCTG AGAGGAGTTACAAGAAAtcaaaaaaacacaagaaaaagagcaagaaaagaagACATAAGTCT GATTCACCAGAATCTGATATTGAAcgagaaaaagacaaaaaagaaagagagagagaaagtgaaaaggaTAGAGCTAGACAAAGATCTGAATCAAAACATAAATCTCCGACTAAAAAACGACCTGGAAAAGATTCT GGCAACTGGGACACCTCGGGCAGCGAGCTGAGCGAAGGGGAGTTGGAAAAGCAGAGGCGGACTCTTTTGGAACAACTGGATGAAGATCAATGA
- the PRPF40A gene encoding pre-mRNA-processing factor 40 homolog A isoform X5 yields the protein MGHPGMPHYPPMGMHPMGQRPPNMPPVPHGMMPQMMPPMGGPPMGQMPGMMQSVMPGMMMSHMSQAAMQPTVPPGVNSMDAQVGVTPPGTQTTHPVVCAAQQTATTNSSGSEEHSKQKSTWTEHKSPDGRTYYYNTETKQSTWEKPDDLKTPAEQLLSKCPWKEYKSDSGKPYYYNSQTKESRWAKPKELEDLEALIKAEENSTKTEESASATSAAADAANTAASATAAAEAATAGAASTAAASETESTAASAVVENESAAAATAEDQGQQASSAPAAQEQSAESAANAADDSKQDGSADASKKEGDDAQPVKKTYTWNTKEEAKQAFKELLKEKRVPSNASWEQAMKMIINDPRYSALAKLSEKKQAFNAYKVQTEKEEKEEARSKYKEAKESFQRFLENHEKMTSTTRYKKAEQMFGEMEVWNAISERDRLEIYEDVLFFLSKKEKEQAKQLRKRNWEALKNILDNMANVTYCTTWSEAQQYLMDNPTFAEDEELQNMDKEDALICFEEHIRALEKEEEEEKQKSLLRERRRQRKNRESFQIFLDELHEHGQLHSMSSWMELYPTISSDIRFTSMLGQPGSTALDLFKFYVEDLKARYHDEKKIIKDILKDKGFVVEVNTSFEDFVTVISSTKRATTLDAGNIKLAFNSLLEKAEAREREREKEEARKMKRKESAFKSMLKQATPPIELDAVWEDIRDRFVKEPAFEDITLESERKRIFKDFIHILEHECQHHHSKNKKHSKKSKKHHRKRSRSRSGSETEDDDSHSKKKRQRSESRSASERSSSAESERSYKKSKKHKKKSKKRRHKSDSPESDIEREKDKKERERESEKDRARQRSESKHKSPTKKRPGKDSGNWDTSGSELSEGELEKQRRTLLEQLDEDQ from the exons ATGGGACACCCGGGGATGCCGCATTACCCGCCCATGGGGATGCACCCTATGGGTCAGAGGCCACCAAACATGCCCCCAGTTCCACATGGCATGATGCCTCAGATGATGCCCCCAATGGGAGGACCACCAATGGGGCAG ATGCCTGGAATGATGCAGTCAGTCATGCCTGGAATGATGATGTCTCACATGTCCCAAGCTGCTATGCAGCCTACGGTTCCG CCAGGGGTGAACAGCATGGATGCACAAGTAG GTGTGACACCTCCTGGAACTCAG ACAACACATCCCGTGGTTTGTGCAGCTCAGCAAACAGCCACGACCAACAGTTCGGGCAGTGAGGAGCACTCTAAACAG AAATCGACGTGGACGGAACACAAATCACCTGATGGAAGAACCTATTACTACAACACTGAAACAAAGCAGTCCACGTGGGAGAAGCCAGATGATCTTAAAACACCTGCTGAG CAATTGCTGTCTAAGTGCCCCTGGAAAGAGTACAAATCTGATTCTGGAAAGCCATACTACTATAACTCCCAAACTAAGGAATCACGCTGGGCAAAACCCAAAGAACTCGAAGATCTGGAAG CACTGAtcaaagctgaagaaaacag CACCAAGACTGAAGAATCTGCTTCAGCAACTTCTGCTGCAGCCGATGCAGCCAACACAGCTGCTTCAGCCACGGCTGCTGCTGAGGCAGCCACAGCtggtgctgccagcactgctgcagcctccgaaacagaaagcactgctgcctctgctgtggTAGAAAACGAGAGTGCcgctgcagccacagctgagGATCAGGGGCAGCAAGCAAGTtcagcacctgcagcacaggagcagaGTGCAGAAAGTGCTGCTAACGCAGCCGATGACTCCAAGCAGGACGGTTCAGCAGA TGCTTCAAAGAAGGAGGGCGATGATGCGCAGCCAGTTAAAAAAACCTACACCTGGAATacaaaagaagaagcaaaacagGCATTTAAAGAACTCctaaaagaaaag CGAGTTCCATCCAATGCTTCTTGGGAGcaagccatgaagatgatcattAATGATCCTAGATACAG TGCTTTGGCAAAGCTGAGTGAAAAAAAGCAAGCCTTTAATGCTTACAAagttcaaacagaaaaagaagaaaaagaagaagcgaGATCAAAATACAAAGAAGCTAAAGAGTCCTTCCAACGTTTTCTGGAAAACCATGAGAAGATGACATCCACAACACGATACAA aaaAGCTGAACAAATGTTTGGGGAGATGGAGGTCTGGAATGCAATATCTGAGCGTGACCGCCTGGAGATTTAtgaagatgttttgttttttctctctaagaaagaaaag GAACAAGCCAAACAGTTACGGAAGAGGAACTGGGAAGCTCTGAAGAACATCCTTGATAACATGGCTAATGTCACTTACTGCACTACTTGGTCAGAGGCTCAGCAGTACTTGATGGACAACCCTACGTTTGCAGAAGATGAGGAACTTCAGA ATATGGATAAGGAGGATGCGCTGATCTGCTTTGAGGAACACATCAGGGCActggaaaaagaggaggaagaagaaaaacagaaaagtttacTGAGAGAAAGAAGGCGGCAGCGGAAAAACAGAGAATCTTTTCAG atatttttagaTGAGCTGCACGAGCACGGCCAGTTACATTCAATGTCCTCTTGGATGGAGCTGTACCCAACCATAAGCTCTGACATCAGATTCACTAGCATGCTTGGTCAGCCTG GATCAACAGCACTTGATCTCTTCAAGTTCTATGTTGAAGACTTAAAAGCACGTTATCATGATGAAAAGAAGATCATAAAAGATATCTTAAAG GATAAAGGATTTGTAGTTGAAGTGAACACTTCTTTCGAAGACTTTGTTACAGTCATCAGTTCAACTAAGAGAGCCACCACTTTAGATGCAGGAAATATCAAGCTGGCTTTCAATAGT CTGCTGGAAAAGGCAGAAGCCCgtgaaagagaaagggaaaaagaagaagctCGCAAAATGAAGCGGAAAGAGTCTGCCTTCAAGAGTATGCTGAAACAGGCTACTCCTCCCATCGAGCTGGATGCTGTCTGGGAAGAT ATCAGAGACAGATTTGTGAAGGAACCAGCATTTGAAGATATCACTCTAGagtctgaaaggaaaagaatattcaAAGATTTCATACATATACTCGAG CACGAGTGTCAGCATCACCATTCAAAGAACAAGAAGCATTCTAAGAAATCCAAAAAGCACCACAGGAAGAGGTCTCGCTCTCGCTCG GGCTCAGAGACTGAGGATGATGATAGCcattcaaagaagaaaaggcagcGTTCAGAATCTAGATCTGCTTCTGAGCGTTCTTCCAGTGCAGAATCTG AGAGGAGTTACAAGAAAtcaaaaaaacacaagaaaaagagcaagaaaagaagACATAAGTCT GATTCACCAGAATCTGATATTGAAcgagaaaaagacaaaaaagaaagagagagagaaagtgaaaaggaTAGAGCTAGACAAAGATCTGAATCAAAACATAAATCTCCGACTAAAAAACGACCTGGAAAAGATTCT GGCAACTGGGACACCTCGGGCAGCGAGCTGAGCGAAGGGGAGTTGGAAAAGCAGAGGCGGACTCTTTTGGAACAACTGGATGAAGATCAATGA
- the PRPF40A gene encoding pre-mRNA-processing factor 40 homolog A isoform X2, with protein sequence MRPGAVDRSSLMMGHPGMPHYPPMGMHPMGQRPPNMPPVPHGMMPQMMPPMGGPPMGQMPGMMQSVMPGMMMSHMSQAAMQPTVPPGVNSMDAQVGVTPPGTQSSVLFHPQTTHPVVCAAQQTATTNSSGSEEHSKQKSTWTEHKSPDGRTYYYNTETKQSTWEKPDDLKTPAEQLLSKCPWKEYKSDSGKPYYYNSQTKESRWAKPKELEDLEALIKAEENSTKTEESASATSAAADAANTAASATAAAEAATAGAASTAAASETESTAASAVVENESAAAATAEDQGQQASSAPAAQEQSAESAANAADDSKQDGSADASKKEGDDAQPVKKTYTWNTKEEAKQAFKELLKEKRVPSNASWEQAMKMIINDPRYSALAKLSEKKQAFNAYKVQTEKEEKEEARSKYKEAKESFQRFLENHEKMTSTTRYKKAEQMFGEMEVWNAISERDRLEIYEDVLFFLSKKEKEQAKQLRKRNWEALKNILDNMANVTYCTTWSEAQQYLMDNPTFAEDEELQNMDKEDALICFEEHIRALEKEEEEEKQKSLLRERRRQRKNRESFQIFLDELHEHGQLHSMSSWMELYPTISSDIRFTSMLGQPGSTALDLFKFYVEDLKARYHDEKKIIKDILKDKGFVVEVNTSFEDFVTVISSTKRATTLDAGNIKLAFNSLLEKAEAREREREKEEARKMKRKESAFKSMLKQATPPIELDAVWEDIRDRFVKEPAFEDITLESERKRIFKDFIHILEHECQHHHSKNKKHSKKSKKHHRKRSRSRSGSETEDDDSHSKKKRQRSESRSASERSSSAESERSYKKSKKHKKKSKKRRHKSDSPESDIEREKDKKERERESEKDRARQRSESKHKSPTKKRPGKDSGNWDTSGSELSEGELEKQRRTLLEQLDEDQ encoded by the exons ATGCGGCCCGGCGCCGTGGACCGCAGCTCTCTTATG ATGGGACACCCGGGGATGCCGCATTACCCGCCCATGGGGATGCACCCTATGGGTCAGAGGCCACCAAACATGCCCCCAGTTCCACATGGCATGATGCCTCAGATGATGCCCCCAATGGGAGGACCACCAATGGGGCAG ATGCCTGGAATGATGCAGTCAGTCATGCCTGGAATGATGATGTCTCACATGTCCCAAGCTGCTATGCAGCCTACGGTTCCG CCAGGGGTGAACAGCATGGATGCACAAGTAG GTGTGACACCTCCTGGAACTCAG agctctgttttgtttcaccCTCAGACAACACATCCCGTGGTTTGTGCAGCTCAGCAAACAGCCACGACCAACAGTTCGGGCAGTGAGGAGCACTCTAAACAG AAATCGACGTGGACGGAACACAAATCACCTGATGGAAGAACCTATTACTACAACACTGAAACAAAGCAGTCCACGTGGGAGAAGCCAGATGATCTTAAAACACCTGCTGAG CAATTGCTGTCTAAGTGCCCCTGGAAAGAGTACAAATCTGATTCTGGAAAGCCATACTACTATAACTCCCAAACTAAGGAATCACGCTGGGCAAAACCCAAAGAACTCGAAGATCTGGAAG CACTGAtcaaagctgaagaaaacag CACCAAGACTGAAGAATCTGCTTCAGCAACTTCTGCTGCAGCCGATGCAGCCAACACAGCTGCTTCAGCCACGGCTGCTGCTGAGGCAGCCACAGCtggtgctgccagcactgctgcagcctccgaaacagaaagcactgctgcctctgctgtggTAGAAAACGAGAGTGCcgctgcagccacagctgagGATCAGGGGCAGCAAGCAAGTtcagcacctgcagcacaggagcagaGTGCAGAAAGTGCTGCTAACGCAGCCGATGACTCCAAGCAGGACGGTTCAGCAGA TGCTTCAAAGAAGGAGGGCGATGATGCGCAGCCAGTTAAAAAAACCTACACCTGGAATacaaaagaagaagcaaaacagGCATTTAAAGAACTCctaaaagaaaag CGAGTTCCATCCAATGCTTCTTGGGAGcaagccatgaagatgatcattAATGATCCTAGATACAG TGCTTTGGCAAAGCTGAGTGAAAAAAAGCAAGCCTTTAATGCTTACAAagttcaaacagaaaaagaagaaaaagaagaagcgaGATCAAAATACAAAGAAGCTAAAGAGTCCTTCCAACGTTTTCTGGAAAACCATGAGAAGATGACATCCACAACACGATACAA aaaAGCTGAACAAATGTTTGGGGAGATGGAGGTCTGGAATGCAATATCTGAGCGTGACCGCCTGGAGATTTAtgaagatgttttgttttttctctctaagaaagaaaag GAACAAGCCAAACAGTTACGGAAGAGGAACTGGGAAGCTCTGAAGAACATCCTTGATAACATGGCTAATGTCACTTACTGCACTACTTGGTCAGAGGCTCAGCAGTACTTGATGGACAACCCTACGTTTGCAGAAGATGAGGAACTTCAGA ATATGGATAAGGAGGATGCGCTGATCTGCTTTGAGGAACACATCAGGGCActggaaaaagaggaggaagaagaaaaacagaaaagtttacTGAGAGAAAGAAGGCGGCAGCGGAAAAACAGAGAATCTTTTCAG atatttttagaTGAGCTGCACGAGCACGGCCAGTTACATTCAATGTCCTCTTGGATGGAGCTGTACCCAACCATAAGCTCTGACATCAGATTCACTAGCATGCTTGGTCAGCCTG GATCAACAGCACTTGATCTCTTCAAGTTCTATGTTGAAGACTTAAAAGCACGTTATCATGATGAAAAGAAGATCATAAAAGATATCTTAAAG GATAAAGGATTTGTAGTTGAAGTGAACACTTCTTTCGAAGACTTTGTTACAGTCATCAGTTCAACTAAGAGAGCCACCACTTTAGATGCAGGAAATATCAAGCTGGCTTTCAATAGT CTGCTGGAAAAGGCAGAAGCCCgtgaaagagaaagggaaaaagaagaagctCGCAAAATGAAGCGGAAAGAGTCTGCCTTCAAGAGTATGCTGAAACAGGCTACTCCTCCCATCGAGCTGGATGCTGTCTGGGAAGAT ATCAGAGACAGATTTGTGAAGGAACCAGCATTTGAAGATATCACTCTAGagtctgaaaggaaaagaatattcaAAGATTTCATACATATACTCGAG CACGAGTGTCAGCATCACCATTCAAAGAACAAGAAGCATTCTAAGAAATCCAAAAAGCACCACAGGAAGAGGTCTCGCTCTCGCTCG GGCTCAGAGACTGAGGATGATGATAGCcattcaaagaagaaaaggcagcGTTCAGAATCTAGATCTGCTTCTGAGCGTTCTTCCAGTGCAGAATCTG AGAGGAGTTACAAGAAAtcaaaaaaacacaagaaaaagagcaagaaaagaagACATAAGTCT GATTCACCAGAATCTGATATTGAAcgagaaaaagacaaaaaagaaagagagagagaaagtgaaaaggaTAGAGCTAGACAAAGATCTGAATCAAAACATAAATCTCCGACTAAAAAACGACCTGGAAAAGATTCT GGCAACTGGGACACCTCGGGCAGCGAGCTGAGCGAAGGGGAGTTGGAAAAGCAGAGGCGGACTCTTTTGGAACAACTGGATGAAGATCAATGA
- the PRPF40A gene encoding pre-mRNA-processing factor 40 homolog A isoform X3: MRPGAVDRSSLMMGHPGMPHYPPMGMHPMGQRPPNMPPVPHGMMPQMMPPMGGPPMGQMPGMMQSVMPGMMMSHMSQAAMQPTVPPGVNSMDAQVGVTPPGTQSSVLFHPQTTHPVVCAAQQTATTNSSGSEEHSKQKSTWTEHKSPDGRTYYYNTETKQSTWEKPDDLKTPAEQLLSKCPWKEYKSDSGKPYYYNSQTKESRWAKPKELEDLEALIKAEENSTKTEESASATSAAADAANTAASATAAAEAATAGAASTAAASETESTAASAVVENESAAAATAEDQGQQASSAPAAQEQSAESAANAADDSKQDGSADASKKEGDDAQPVKKTYTWNTKEEAKQAFKELLKEKRVPSNASWEQAMKMIINDPRYSALAKLSEKKQAFNAYKVQTEKEEKEEARSKYKEAKESFQRFLENHEKMTSTTRYKKAEQMFGEMEVWNAISERDRLEIYEDVLFFLSKKEKEQAKQLRKRNWEALKNILDNMANVTYCTTWSEAQQYLMDNPTFAEDEELQNMDKEDALICFEEHIRALEKEEEEEKQKSLLRERRRQRKNRESFQIFLDELHEHGQLHSMSSWMELYPTISSDIRFTSMLGQPVSSSGSTALDLFKFYVEDLKARYHDEKKIIKDILKDKGFVVEVNTSFEDFVTVISSTKRATTLDAGNIKLAFNSLLEKAEAREREREKEEARKMKRKESAFKSMLKQATPPIELDAVWEDIRDRFVKEPAFEDITLESERKRIFKDFIHILEHECQHHHSKNKKHSKKSKKHHRKRSRSRSGSETEDDDSHSKKKRQRSESRSASERSSSAESERSYKKSKKHKKKSKKRRHKSGNWDTSGSELSEGELEKQRRTLLEQLDEDQ; this comes from the exons ATGCGGCCCGGCGCCGTGGACCGCAGCTCTCTTATG ATGGGACACCCGGGGATGCCGCATTACCCGCCCATGGGGATGCACCCTATGGGTCAGAGGCCACCAAACATGCCCCCAGTTCCACATGGCATGATGCCTCAGATGATGCCCCCAATGGGAGGACCACCAATGGGGCAG ATGCCTGGAATGATGCAGTCAGTCATGCCTGGAATGATGATGTCTCACATGTCCCAAGCTGCTATGCAGCCTACGGTTCCG CCAGGGGTGAACAGCATGGATGCACAAGTAG GTGTGACACCTCCTGGAACTCAG agctctgttttgtttcaccCTCAGACAACACATCCCGTGGTTTGTGCAGCTCAGCAAACAGCCACGACCAACAGTTCGGGCAGTGAGGAGCACTCTAAACAG AAATCGACGTGGACGGAACACAAATCACCTGATGGAAGAACCTATTACTACAACACTGAAACAAAGCAGTCCACGTGGGAGAAGCCAGATGATCTTAAAACACCTGCTGAG CAATTGCTGTCTAAGTGCCCCTGGAAAGAGTACAAATCTGATTCTGGAAAGCCATACTACTATAACTCCCAAACTAAGGAATCACGCTGGGCAAAACCCAAAGAACTCGAAGATCTGGAAG CACTGAtcaaagctgaagaaaacag CACCAAGACTGAAGAATCTGCTTCAGCAACTTCTGCTGCAGCCGATGCAGCCAACACAGCTGCTTCAGCCACGGCTGCTGCTGAGGCAGCCACAGCtggtgctgccagcactgctgcagcctccgaaacagaaagcactgctgcctctgctgtggTAGAAAACGAGAGTGCcgctgcagccacagctgagGATCAGGGGCAGCAAGCAAGTtcagcacctgcagcacaggagcagaGTGCAGAAAGTGCTGCTAACGCAGCCGATGACTCCAAGCAGGACGGTTCAGCAGA TGCTTCAAAGAAGGAGGGCGATGATGCGCAGCCAGTTAAAAAAACCTACACCTGGAATacaaaagaagaagcaaaacagGCATTTAAAGAACTCctaaaagaaaag CGAGTTCCATCCAATGCTTCTTGGGAGcaagccatgaagatgatcattAATGATCCTAGATACAG TGCTTTGGCAAAGCTGAGTGAAAAAAAGCAAGCCTTTAATGCTTACAAagttcaaacagaaaaagaagaaaaagaagaagcgaGATCAAAATACAAAGAAGCTAAAGAGTCCTTCCAACGTTTTCTGGAAAACCATGAGAAGATGACATCCACAACACGATACAA aaaAGCTGAACAAATGTTTGGGGAGATGGAGGTCTGGAATGCAATATCTGAGCGTGACCGCCTGGAGATTTAtgaagatgttttgttttttctctctaagaaagaaaag GAACAAGCCAAACAGTTACGGAAGAGGAACTGGGAAGCTCTGAAGAACATCCTTGATAACATGGCTAATGTCACTTACTGCACTACTTGGTCAGAGGCTCAGCAGTACTTGATGGACAACCCTACGTTTGCAGAAGATGAGGAACTTCAGA ATATGGATAAGGAGGATGCGCTGATCTGCTTTGAGGAACACATCAGGGCActggaaaaagaggaggaagaagaaaaacagaaaagtttacTGAGAGAAAGAAGGCGGCAGCGGAAAAACAGAGAATCTTTTCAG atatttttagaTGAGCTGCACGAGCACGGCCAGTTACATTCAATGTCCTCTTGGATGGAGCTGTACCCAACCATAAGCTCTGACATCAGATTCACTAGCATGCTTGGTCAGCCTG TTTCTTCATCAGGATCAACAGCACTTGATCTCTTCAAGTTCTATGTTGAAGACTTAAAAGCACGTTATCATGATGAAAAGAAGATCATAAAAGATATCTTAAAG GATAAAGGATTTGTAGTTGAAGTGAACACTTCTTTCGAAGACTTTGTTACAGTCATCAGTTCAACTAAGAGAGCCACCACTTTAGATGCAGGAAATATCAAGCTGGCTTTCAATAGT CTGCTGGAAAAGGCAGAAGCCCgtgaaagagaaagggaaaaagaagaagctCGCAAAATGAAGCGGAAAGAGTCTGCCTTCAAGAGTATGCTGAAACAGGCTACTCCTCCCATCGAGCTGGATGCTGTCTGGGAAGAT ATCAGAGACAGATTTGTGAAGGAACCAGCATTTGAAGATATCACTCTAGagtctgaaaggaaaagaatattcaAAGATTTCATACATATACTCGAG CACGAGTGTCAGCATCACCATTCAAAGAACAAGAAGCATTCTAAGAAATCCAAAAAGCACCACAGGAAGAGGTCTCGCTCTCGCTCG GGCTCAGAGACTGAGGATGATGATAGCcattcaaagaagaaaaggcagcGTTCAGAATCTAGATCTGCTTCTGAGCGTTCTTCCAGTGCAGAATCTG AGAGGAGTTACAAGAAAtcaaaaaaacacaagaaaaagagcaagaaaagaagACATAAGTCT GGCAACTGGGACACCTCGGGCAGCGAGCTGAGCGAAGGGGAGTTGGAAAAGCAGAGGCGGACTCTTTTGGAACAACTGGATGAAGATCAATGA